A region of the Corynebacterium renale genome:
GCGCGCTCGTTCATTGGCTTGCCGTAGAAAATTTCCACAACGCCCGTGGAGTGGGTGCAGATGAACTCGATATTGTCCTTCAGATCAATCCGCCAGAAGCCGGATTCGCGCTGATCCAGACCGGCAGGTTTGCCTTCATCATCTAACTTCCAGATGCGGGACTCGTAGGTGAGGTAATTCTCGCCATCGTGGGCAAACGTAATCTGCTGGCCGAAGGCGTACTGGCCGTCCTCGGCGGTATCGGCCTGGCCCTCGCCACGCCATACGCCAACGAGCGGGAGGAGGGCGAGCAGCCCGTCGTGCAGGTTCGGGCCCTGGCGCAGGTTCGCGGTATCGCCGGTAACAGGAAGGTCCTCCAACTGGGGGATATTCCGCGAGGAGGTGCTCTTCGACTGCTCGGCAGCTAAGTTCACTGCCTCGTTGCCGCTCAAGGAAGGCTTGCCCGCGGCAGCAGCATCGCCGGGGGTGTCCGGGCTGGGGGCAGCCGATGGGCTGAAGTTGTCTACATTGTCAGATTCTTTGTTTTCACTCATGTCTTTTAGGGTACATGCCCGGTAAGGTGTGGTGCGTGCGTGTACTTATGGTGTCAAACCCGAACTCAACGGGTTCCGTGGCAAGCGATCCAGCGCTTGCCCGGCGCGTGATCCCGATTCTGCAACGCGTACAAGGTATCCGCCTGCGCAGCGTATTCACCCACCACGCAGGCCACGCCGCGGAACTGGTCCGGGGGCTGACCACCGAAGACTATGACGTGCTGCTTGTCGCCGGGGGTGATGGCACCGTCAACGAGGTCATTAACGGACTGCTCGGGCCAGTGGACACGTGGACGCCGCAGCATCGCGACACCCTGCCGGCCCTTGCGATTTTGCCGACGGGTTCGGCCAACGTGTTCGCCCGGGCACTTGGGTTCCGGCTCGACCCGATTATTGCGGCCCAGCAGGTTGCTGGTCTCTTGCGCGGGGGAGTGCGCCGCACGCTGTGCCTGGGGACATGGGATAACCACTGGTTTTCCTGCAACGCTGGCATGGGGATTGATGCCGAGGTTATCCGCCGCGTCGACAGGGTGCGTGAGCGTGGTTTTAAGGCCACACCGCTGCGCTACCTCAAGGTTTCCTTGGAAGCGTGGGTGAAAAATCAGTTCGGGCCATCGTCGATAAGCATGGAAGCGCACCTGGCAACTTATGCTGACAGTGGGCCGCAGACAGTGACTCTTGGCGAGTTGCCGCTGTTGTTTGTGTCGAACACGAATCCGTGGACGTTCCTCGGGCCGCTGCCGGTGGTGACGAACCCGGGTAATTCCTTTGACAAGGGGCTGAGCGCTTTCGGGCTGAGTAGCCTGCGTGGCGTCGGGGGTGTGGCCGGGCTGTTGCACCTTATTGGTGTGGGACGCAACCGCTGGTTCGAGCGCTTCATTCACAGGCGCACGGTGGAACTTGATGACCTCGCATCCGTCACCCTGACGTGCGATAAACCCGAGTCGTTCCAGGTAGACGGCGAATTTATCGGCACGATGAGCCAAGTGCGGTTGGGCTACAAACCCGACGCGCTGACTG
Encoded here:
- a CDS encoding FABP family protein; amino-acid sequence: MSENKESDNVDNFSPSAAPSPDTPGDAAAAGKPSLSGNEAVNLAAEQSKSTSSRNIPQLEDLPVTGDTANLRQGPNLHDGLLALLPLVGVWRGEGQADTAEDGQYAFGQQITFAHDGENYLTYESRIWKLDDEGKPAGLDQRESGFWRIDLKDNIEFICTHSTGVVEIFYGKPMNERAWELEAASTMVTETGPATLGPGKRLYGLMPNNHLGWVDERVVDGTSHPRMSAELTRVVG
- a CDS encoding diacylglycerol/lipid kinase family protein; this translates as MRVLMVSNPNSTGSVASDPALARRVIPILQRVQGIRLRSVFTHHAGHAAELVRGLTTEDYDVLLVAGGDGTVNEVINGLLGPVDTWTPQHRDTLPALAILPTGSANVFARALGFRLDPIIAAQQVAGLLRGGVRRTLCLGTWDNHWFSCNAGMGIDAEVIRRVDRVRERGFKATPLRYLKVSLEAWVKNQFGPSSISMEAHLATYADSGPQTVTLGELPLLFVSNTNPWTFLGPLPVVTNPGNSFDKGLSAFGLSSLRGVGGVAGLLHLIGVGRNRWFERFIHRRTVELDDLASVTLTCDKPESFQVDGEFIGTMSQVRLGYKPDALTVVAPQDRWVLSAQAPQSIAMATRDLVLRESRTLTN